Below is a genomic region from Erigeron canadensis isolate Cc75 chromosome 7, C_canadensis_v1, whole genome shotgun sequence.
ctatatttttttacaatatataaatctacaaaattatattatctaaaattattaaattaaataaaaataaaatctatatataaacaaaatcttacaaaaataaaagtaaaaaatcacattttatatcataatgaaaaccgtatgaatttaaaatctatttttaaaactagaaaatatttggttttcaaattatttatttcttaattttactatccaatataaccaatattatatatcacattgtaatatagttttttatccttttcgtggtagtgattttacgttttataaaaacttttatcaATTACTAGATGAGTTCAACGtaatttgaatcataggtttgttctttgtaatctaattataatttgaatttggtttttaactatatctaattaaagcttttcaacttttacgaattttattatttgatgaagtaagttttatgaaattattttctttgaaagagtgtgatgaaattctaataagtcacatatcactttgcaaaaaataaaagatcgttatgattttacattacatttacattttaacttcattttatgttcattagtattacatgaagtataatatgtgatagttcatatgaatatttgataatgtatgtttttatataaatgcaaagattttcataaataataagagttatattttgaatttatctattttaataaatgtaaaacttttcatttaatgataatatagatttatatgtacatgcctaaataatgtatagttgttaaaagttattataaatattcatattactaaaacaacatttttaaataactgGCACGATGTACGGATAAAAGAACATAGTTATAAGATATATATCTATTGATGTAATGGTGATTATTAAGCTTTGTCCTAATTGCAAGATACCATTTAAActttattctttttatctttatttttaaatatatgttataattgGAAGCAACCaatacacattattattattattattgtagccCCAACAAAGCACAACTAAGCTACTAATTGGAACCGAAATGAAAACCACTAGTTGGCTTAACCATCTTGATCCAAGTCCAAAGTGAGTCCTCTTTTTTGGTTGGAGGTTTGGAGCTAAACAACAatgctttttttcttttctcatcttGAGTTGGTGACTTAACATTTGTAGCCAATCCAACTAATTCAAGAAACCTTATCACCAGCCATGTTGTGTCCAATTGCCACCATTCCAATCCGGCTCGAGCCGATTTTGGGAAAGCATGGTGGTTGTTATGCCAACCCTCACCAAAAGTTAGTAGTGCTAACAACCTGTGTAATTCATCAAATGTTTacatacttaatatatatcataaacttTACATAAAACTTGGTTCATGAATTTATTTAAGAGTATTATGAACAACAAACCAGTTATTTGTTGACGTATCAGGGGTGTTCCAAGGCCTCTCGCCCCACGAATGGCATATAGATGCTATGCCAAGCGACACGTGGAATGATGCCACTATTCGCATACCCTGAACGATTTAGTGTATAGTAACGAACATGAAAAATAGTTCATAAATCATCAATAATtcaatatatactaaaataaaatgaacaaaACATCAATTTGTATACCATTCCCCAAGCCAAGTAAGGGAGGCCTCCATAGAGATAGAGTAGTGCTGAAAGCCCTAGCAAATGCCCCATATAAGTTTCATGAAGAAACCTATAAAACCATTGTGCCTTTAGCTCAGGTACATTTGAGAATTCTCCGCTTCTTGATTCTCCACACTAATCCGATCCATTCAATACAGAGTAAGATCATACATAGTGAGTTTAACATAAAAGTCGATATATAGGATtaacttatttgtatatatatcacaatGAGATTAATTaaagatacaaatatatatcacCTTTGAAGCACTATAGTCATTGTAGCATAACCAACCTATATGACTAAACCAAAATCCTTCGACCGGTGAATGAGGGTCTCTATCTGTATCAGAATACTTATGGTGGTTCTTGTGTATGCTCACCCAAAATATTGGATCCCTCTACACATTTATttcaagtaaaataaaaaatacagtCAGTTATTCATGAATAAGAAAAACATTATCTGTTTAAAAGACGACCAACATTTACAAAGAATCTAAAGGTAGTTAAGCTCTATATTAGCTATAGCACCATACCAAGCCAGCATGAGCACCACAATAGGCAAAGAAATACTCAAGCCATTTGGGGATCTTTAAACTATGGTGAGTAAGAAGTCTATGATATCCTAAACTTATACCAATCCCACTTAACAAAGTTATGTGCCCGGCAACTCTCAATGCGCCCCAATCAAACATGAAAGGAGCGCAACAAGCCAATACATGTGTCGCGATGAGCCATGAAACGGTACGTATGTCTAATGAATCCCATTTTCGAAACCAATATCCTCCCCTCCTCTTCTCATCCAACAATAGCATATGGGTTGTTTTTTTATGACGATTACGGTCGCTAGTTGTGTGGTTGTTTGTTTGCAGAGAGTTGGGTTGGTCATTACTTGACTCGAGTGACATGGCACTAATCGTGAGGGAGAGAGAATTCTATACAATATAGATTATCGAAACCATTTGCATTATAAAGATTATAGTATacatatagaaatatatatatatatatatatatatatgcttgtatttatattaattaattagaataTACAACTTTGAATCTAGCTAACAACAAAATGATCATTCTATGTACAAAATCAACGCTTAAAACAAATTAGAGATCATGTGTTTTGTGTGTATATAGACCACGTATTACAAAGTGGTTTATGTAAAACTACTAATGAACTGGTTGGTTAGGAAAATCAACGcacatttattattttgatttataaattgGGGAAAGCAAAGTTATTGTTTCAATTTTATTAGCACAACTACCACACGAGAAAACTTTAATTCATAGCTTGCTATCTAGCTCGTTAAAAAGAGGTGTTTATGTAAGATTATAAGCCTAATCGGTTGTATGGAAAAAAATTCACTAAACTGATAACCatttaaatgaatatataatatatttgaattgcAATAGAAAATATTAATATGGTGCAAAACTGCAAATATTTCATAGactaaaagaataagaaaaaaagatgCCATTAAATAAATCACGTTGTCTGTCATGTAAACATGAAAACCAATTTTCAAGCATGAAATAATGGAAATGGTTATATAGATAGAAAACACAATTAACATGAATAAACTATGCTTTAATAATAGTTTTGTGTAGCTTTTTCTTCTTGTATTCGGTGTACGAGGGGATGGTATAGAATATAAATACTTGATAAAATGCATGGAATATTTATTTCGGTCGGTTATATAAATGggaaatataattttaattaacattaataaaCTATTACTCCGTACTTTgtagtttctttttattttctttgttcaTGTATACATACGTAAGCAAGTATTGCCAAAAGACTTACATTTGTCTCAAATGTGATACATATCCTTCAAAATTATGGggaaaaaaatacaaacaaactcTAAGTTTAGCAAAAGAAATAAGCAGAGCATGTAATTGTTAGACATTCAAGTCGTATGTTGAACCCTCacatattcattttttaatatataaatgattggtctcttatctttttaataaattacaaaattaaGATATGAAGGATTCTACACCCAACTTGGTTGTCTAGTAACCACATATTCCCTAATATATAGTggtcatttgaaaattaaaatttatgtgaaaacaagaaaaactgGCCAAATATACTGTAATtagaaacttaacacaatgtgtttataattggccaccaccactaccaaagAGCAAGAGACGGTTCGAAAGtcatttgttttaattaatgaGAGATTTCTTTTTGAATTGGAGTATTGCCGtgtgaaatgaaaaaaataagaatttaTAGCTCCGAAGTGAGAACTAGATTACAGAAACGAAGCTACTTTACCTGAGGAGAAAAAATTGACTAGTCGATCGAAAGGTTGTTAGTTATTTATGCATATATTTTTGACAAGCATATAGAAGTCAACGTGTGTAAATGGGTGAATAGCAAAAGTCTTCGAAAAAATGAGCAAATGATAAAATTTATTATGACACGTGTCAATAGTCCAATACATATACATCCATACACAAAAATCCATCCAACCAAAaagatatatctataataattcTGTATCTCTCACTCTCACTCACTCACACTCCAATCCATCAATGGCGGTTTTTATGGATGTATTTCACCGGCCAATTAAACCATTACTCACGTCATCTTTGCCGTCAATTTCCGCCGCACATGATCGGAATTCTAACCGCATTCTTCCTCAACTGCCTCTCCATTCCTCTTTCAAATCAGGTTcagtttctttttcctttttaattttcagactcatttatttctatatataataatataatataattttttctttctagTATATAGAAATGCTTGTAAGTTTCTAGAATTATAGATATAGTTTTGTATGTAATTATATGCTTAcatgtatattatatactagCACTGTATTCAACCAAATGGTGACAGTTTCGGATAGTTTTGGACGGTTTTATCGGTTTTCTTGATGGTGTAAGATAGAGAGTGATGTGTAACGTCTCACATTTTCGTTAAGCGTTTATTTAGAGCTGGATGCTCAAAGCTGAAAGCTTTTATATGTATACATTGGTTTTGGCAAATTATTTGAGCTCAATTTGAAGCTGTAAAAACCAACAAGGAGTTGGCCTGATGGTAAGAGAAGCACTTGGTGACGTTAGGGTCTCAAGTTCGATCCCCGCTTGGCAGAAAAAAACAACTCCTTTAAGGTAACCCGTTATTAATGAAGCCTAGGCCCATATGTGAATTTCAAAAGACacgggttcgatccttcggggtgcccagatcatgtggggattaggatggaggtattgtaccgGCTATCATATGGCTCATATGGAGTGAgttgatgggtatccaattgtggtaccggggctagggtttCTCCCATTACCCTTTTTCAATCTGAAGCTATAAAATGTGAAATGAGATAACAAGACGGACAAATAAAAACGTAAGAAGTGTAACATATTTGATTATGAAACGTTTAGGTAGTTTTACTTTTAGTAAGCTTAGGAGCTAAACTTTAAGCTCTTGAAAGCTTTGTCAACCAAAGTAAAAAGATTAAGTTTAGCTCTCATAAGCTTTTGCGTAGTACAGACGTTTCAATTCATAAGAGTCCCCACATAGTCTAGTACTCCAGTGGACAACAACACACATATTAAAAAGGTGCAATGTAGTCATTTAATCAtactttttttctaatttaatagGATTAATGTTAACAactatattattgtttttagttttgtaataataatttcaaCTAGCTGGAGTTCGAGGACTTGATCAGTCTTTCTAACAGTTTTTAGAAGAGGACGTTTATTTGGGACCGAGTGAGAAGTATAGATGCAGTTTTTTTTTCACAGGGTAATGTTTTTTAAAGGCACGACGGAATTAAAATAGGTATATGATCTGTTTTGTGTTAAGCAATCCTTTAGTAGTGTGATTAAATAATATTGTAGAGAATGTGGTTGGTTTGGATTTTGTTGCCATTGTTACCAGGATCAATGTGAAATTTACAAagtcattaacaaaactatCACCTTCATGGAGGTTTTAACttaggtttttctttttaacaagttTGTGTGATGTAAAGAgctaaagtttgtgtttgaaGAAGAATAAGTGGCTTTTGGCATaatgctttttgtttctttttgagAAACTAAACATTAAACATACAGTTAGGAAAAAGAAATTTTGTATTGCAGGTCGTAAAGCCCAACCTGTTACAATTAAAAGTATTTAATAGTCAATGCTTAGGACTCGTATTAAGAGTATTACTGTAATTGCTTGAACTTAACAATAAACATACGTGATTTACGGAGGTTTCTGTTCCCATATTGACTAGTTTTTTGCATGATTAACTAAGATGCGAAGTggaaggattttttttttaaaatcttttctGGCCATAGTTTTGACTCCACCTTGGTGGGCCACTAATCTACGGGGTTCCGAGAAAATGTTTGCACCTAGTGGGATTTGTACTATGGACCTTCAGAAATGTGCAGGCTattctctcctcaaatttccTACAAGCCAACTCCTAGGAGTTCGTCAAGCTTTTTTTCCTCCCAGTGTCTTTGAGAAAATGCATCGTATTCTTTAAGTATCTGCGTACTTTTTATATCCTTCATTGACTTTCCGGGCAAGGGACTCAAGCGGTTCACAAATTTGAACAAGTGAATATGGTATGACGAATAAAGGAATGAAATATATGTGTGCAAGAATCTGAGACAACAAGGTTTCGGTGCATTTATATACTGCTTGTAAACATCAATGCAATATGGGAAACAATGGATTatcaacaacaagaacaacCAACAAATTGACTATCATGTAGGCATAACATTTCAACTTCCACAGTCGATGAGCATTGGAAATGAGATGACGTCCAAAAGAACTTCCGTCATTTTATATCGTTCTAGTTATTTCAAGTATAGGGAAATGTGTCATACAAAACAAGAAAGGGGAAAAGTTTTGAAGGATAAGATAATGAACTAAAAGGGATTAAGATGTTGAAAGGAGGATTATGTACAACATACaatctttttctttcacaaGATGATGTCGTTCTCCGCCGAAATTTCATTAAGCATATAGGTGTCGCTTATAGAACTCAAAGCCTCATTATGAGGCTCTGTGAAGCCATGTggaatggttttttttttttttgtaatattgtTCAGAATAAGGtactattattaaattataagtaGTTTGTAGGTGTTAGACTGACAGAATTAGTTTGTTCCATGGGTGAAGTGCAAATACGTTTGAAGCTGTTGGAAACCTAACATTTCAAGCTATATTACATGTGGATACTTACAGTGCATTAATGTtcattaatgtttattttaGAGCTGGTTATCTGTTGCATTTTCTCTACTCTCTCTCATGATTGGGAATTATTGCAGGGCATGGATGTTCATGGATGCAAGACAACTCAAGCTATAAGGATATTGTAGCCAATAATGACAGGAGGCCTGGTCCATTACATTCAGTATTTCCAACTAAACCTGCAGAAGTTTCCTCTGTGAAGGATCTCTTTGAATTTATCTGCTCAGGTCCCCTTATAGACAAACTTGGGTTCACCCCAGAGATGATAGCAGAATCTATAGACAAGTGGTTAGAAAATGGATCTCACGTGTGTAAATTGTTTAAGCTCAATGATCTATACCTGACCACACCTCAGAAAGCTAGAATCTATCACTATTATATCCCTGTGTACTTGTGGTGTGACCAGCAGATATCCGATCATAGGTCCGCTTTCAAAGATGGAGATGACATCCCTCCATTGGTGGTATTTGCCTAATCTTCTGATAAATAGGTCCTTGGTTGTTTGACATCACACTAGGTATTATAGGATATAAAACTGATATACTGAACAAAAGATATCTATAGTTAGGGATAAATGATTATGTTACTATCTTAACACACAAAAGGATACCTTTTTGAAGtaattaaatgttatatattgttaaaaCTCATTATGTGATTAATTGTATAGTATTTCTAAAAGTGGCAATCTCAACCTGTTACTTGAATAGTTGAATATGGGTTACATTTAATCTATAAAGTGTCGACCAGTCAAAATATTGAACTTAGCTAAATATGAAATAGGTTGAAGGATGCGTAAAGTTTTACTCAGGCATTTCCAATCTTAAATGGAAAAAAAGTTTATGGGCCATGTCAACCCAAAACTTTTCAAACCGTTTACTTCCTCATTAAAAGCTAGCCATTTTGACATGAGCCCATTTTGATCTGTTACCCAACATCGAAACTGCCACTTTGCCACCTATAGTACTTTCTTTCCCTGATTTTTTGTGCCTGTGTCATATTCGCTTATGCATCCTCTGTTGTTACACAGATTGGCTTTAGTGCTCCACAAGGTTGTGGGAAGACTACCCTTGTTTTCGCTCTAGACTATCTTTTTCAAACTTCTGGGAGGTAAAGTGCAGAGCAATGATACATTTCTATGAAATTGGGATGTGCTTTTTGGCCATGAAGTCATTTCAACTCCTTGAAGTTTTAGAATTTCTAACATGTTAAATGTATCAGGAAGTCTGCAACTATTTCCATAGACGACTTCTATTTAACATATGATAATCAGGTAAATAGTCAAAAGGAGTACAgaattcacatatatattgcATGTACTATCTTTTGGGAGGGACGGAAaacatttataaggattttataccatttttttttctttatcaactatataatttgaaggAGGTGATTACTTGGTTGGTGTAGTTTGATAAAGACATAAAGTTGTCCCAGAAATGGAAAAAATGCTGGCCCTACTAATACTGATATTGCATTTGGAGAATGTGAAATCATACgttatttatttctatataattataaaGGTTTACTTTGCCCCTTATTAATTTTTTGCTTCATCTTCTGTTCTCCTGGTcacatttatattaatttacttAATTTGCTGTATACTTGTCACAAAAGTATAATAATTTTACGCACTAACTAATAGCAAATTTTGGTTTACCGCCTCTTTTGGAACAGCGTTTTTAAACTACGCCatctgaattaaaaaaaatagattgtCTTAGCTTCTTCACTGCTTTATCATCTTTAATTTTTCTGATTTCTAACTcactattaattttattttaggcTAAACTGAGGGAAAACAATCCCGGGAATGCTCTATTAGAGGTACGACTTCAATGCACTTTTTTCCTTGAAAGCAGAACTTGAACACAAGAGTAGTGGTGGCACTGTTTAACTAATTCACAGTAGGTTTTTTCTTTAACCACAGTTCCGCGGAAATGCTGGAAGTCATGATCTTTCTCTGTCTGTTGAAACACTAACAGCTCTGGGCAAATTGACCAAAGAAGGTGTGAATGACACTCATTTTGTCTCACATGTGTATGCTAAGTTTAATAACATATTTTGAACTAAACTTTGGCACACATGTCCCAGGTATGAAGATGAAGCTACCAAGATATGATAAAGTAAGTACAcattatatgtaattatgtatgtatCCTCTTAATGATTTTGTgttaatttttctaagtatgatTTTGGGAATGTCCCTACTGCAGTCTGCGTACAATGGTAGAGGTGATAGAGCCGATCCTTCAACATGGCCTGAAGTTGAAGGACCTTTAACAGTAAGTGAAACTCATTAGCAACTAGCATGCTCAACTGCTAGACCTATCACTTTGGTTGTCACTGTTGTTTATGTTGGTAACTTTGTATATCCGGAAGGGCCAATTTGTCCTAAATATGTACGAGTGAGctgttttggtttgttttttttttttatttttatcttaaatGGGGTCAAAGAGAAAATTTAGCTACACGTGGAACGGGTCAAATGCGTTAAACAATTTGGAAATAACCCAATGTGTATTCTTCTAATGCTTACTCTCAGTTAAATCTTTCTGTTCAAAAATTTGGATTATTATCGTAATAACATTGGAAGAGTTTATACGAGACTACTAAAAAGCTTGAGATCCTCCTGCCGACTGGAGAAACAATCTGGTGTAGGGATTAAACTCTTATGTGGGTTGCAACTTTCGGTGTTTTTTAGTAATATGAAAAGAGTCAAAACCCAAAAGAGAGAAACTTGTATTTAAAAGAGAACTGCTCCTAAAGTTTTGTCTAACATGTCCACTATTCTCCTAAAGTTTCGGTCCCACTACTATGACCAATTCTTTCATACCCAAAAACTAAACTAATTACTTTCTAGTAAAACATAAAATGCAATCTAAACTTACTGACTTTGACGCATGCTAATTGAAACATAATACTTACTAACTTAAGATACTTTCTAATGAAAAACAACCTATTGACTTATTGACCCGAAATCAAGATTAACCCAACATCTGGGCccttagataaaaataaatgaaattggATGCTCCTGAATGATTCAAATCACATGTGTGTTGTCATGTAATTGGTATGGTTTTCTAATTCAGGAAAGAGatctgaaatttttttttttttttttttttgtgaacttAGATGAACATCaagtcttttattttttagtttttaattgtatatataagttgttATCTTGAATTTATTAGACATCAATGTGCAgttcttttggttttttaacatttaaaaagGGGTTTGAGTTGACAttatttatgattgttttcatttgCATTCTCTATGCTTCTTTATTTAGGTAGTTCTTTTTGAGGGTTGGATGCTTGGTTTTAAGCCTGTTCCTGCCGAAGTGGTCAAAGCTGTTGATCCACAGGTTAGGGCACCGAGATCACACATCCATGTTTTTTTCCTGTGAATATAAACATGACCTGTACAAATTTTATGCAGCTAGAAATAGTGAACAAAAATCTGGAGACTTATTATGATGCATGGGATAAGTTCGTGAAATCATGgattattatcaaaattaaagACCCAAGTTGTGTCTACCAATGGCGGTTACAGGTTTGGCATCATCTTCACACCCCCTTGCATGCTTTATAGTCTCCTTCGACTAATATAATTTGAGAATATCTTTCAGGCAGAGATTCAAATGCGAGAAGCTGGAAAACCAGGGATGACTGATGAGGAGGTATTTACATCTGTACACATTTTGTTCAAGTCTTTCTAAGTAGAGGTGggtaaatgggtgggttgggatGTTTGGATAACAGGTCAAATTGACCCAAGACACCTGCTGTCAGAAAGTTTgcgctatttttaaaaaaataactactGTAGTAGAAGTTATATTGCTCAATGAGAATCTTATTGTAtgataaaatgatagataatttGATATGCCATAGAGTAACACTTTGTGTGACTTTCTACCTTTTGAAATACGGAGTAAAACataaaccctttttttttccagtaaTGGTCTAATGCTTATATCATTGGAGATAATACATAAACCAGATCTTTCATACGTAAATTTGCTGAAATGGCCACCTCTGATACTAATAGTTGGCTCATGTTGGTGGTTGTGACCTACCATATCCTTTTTCGTGATCTGAATTATAGGTGATGGATTTTGTGTCAAGATATTTGCCGGCGTACAACGCCTACCTCCCTACATTATACACTGAAGGACCAAAGGGATCCGACTCTAAACGCACCCTCCTTGTTGAAATTGATGAAGGAAGAAATCCAATCCTTGCTGGCTAGATAGAGGTAACTACTATTACCGATTCACTTTTGTTTTACACCGAGGTCAACTTCTTCAAATTGTATATTGGAAAAGCTTAcat
It encodes:
- the LOC122607064 gene encoding delta-9 acyl-lipid desaturase 1-like, encoding MSLESSNDQPNSLQTNNHTTSDRNRHKKTTHMLLLDEKRRGGYWFRKWDSLDIRTVSWLIATHVLACCAPFMFDWGALRVAGHITLLSGIGISLGYHRLLTHHSLKIPKWLEYFFAYCGAHAGLRDPIFWVSIHKNHHKYSDTDRDPHSPVEGFWFSHIGWLCYNDYSASKCGESRSGEFSNVPELKAQWFYRFLHETYMGHLLGLSALLYLYGGLPYLAWGMGMRIVASFHVSLGIASICHSWGERPWNTPDTSTNNWLLALLTFGEGWHNNHHAFPKSARAGLEWWQLDTTWLVIRFLELVGLATNVKSPTQDEKRKKALLFSSKPPTKKEDSLWTWIKMVKPTSGFHFGSN
- the LOC122606715 gene encoding D-glycerate 3-kinase, chloroplastic translates to MAVFMDVFHRPIKPLLTSSLPSISAAHDRNSNRILPQLPLHSSFKSGHGCSWMQDNSSYKDIVANNDRRPGPLHSVFPTKPAEVSSVKDLFEFICSGPLIDKLGFTPEMIAESIDKWLENGSHVCKLFKLNDLYLTTPQKARIYHYYIPVYLWCDQQISDHRSAFKDGDDIPPLVIGFSAPQGCGKTTLVFALDYLFQTSGRKSATISIDDFYLTYDNQAKLRENNPGNALLEFRGNAGSHDLSLSVETLTALGKLTKEGMKMKLPRYDKSAYNGRGDRADPSTWPEVEGPLTVVLFEGWMLGFKPVPAEVVKAVDPQLEIVNKNLETYYDAWDKFVKSWIIIKIKDPSCVYQWRLQAEIQMREAGKPGMTDEEVMDFVSRYLPAYNAYLPTLYTEGPKGSDSKRTLLVEIDEGRNPILAG